In a genomic window of Aquila chrysaetos chrysaetos chromosome Z, bAquChr1.4, whole genome shotgun sequence:
- the MRPL17 gene encoding 39S ribosomal protein L17, mitochondrial — protein MRLSVAAAISHGRVHRRFGLGPRSRLDLLRNLVTALVRHERIEAPWARADEMRGYAERLIEYAKLGDTNERAMRMANFWLTEKDLIHKLFKVLAPRFQPHPGSYTRLLQIPNRDGLDRAKMAVIELKGNPFPPLIRPRPDTEKTLINQLLKGYRQDMQQAAAPQTPKGTPV, from the exons ATGCGGCTGTCGGTGGCGGCCGCTATCTCGCACGGGCGAGTGCACCGGCGGTTTGGGCTGGGCCCGCGCTCGCGCCTCGACCTGCTGCGCAACCTCGTGACGGCGCTGGTGCGGCATGAGCGCATCGAGGCGCCCTGGGCGCGGGCCGATGAGATGAGGGGCTACGCCGAACGG CTCATCGAGTACGCCAAGCTGGGGGACACCAACGAGCGCGCCATGCGCATGGCGAATTTCTGGCTGACG GAGAAGGACCTCATCCACAAGCTGTTCAAGGTGCTGGCACCCCGGTTCCAGCCCCACCCCGGCAGCTACACCCGCCTGCTGCAGATCCCCAACCGGGATGGCCTTGATCGCGCAAAGATGGCGGTCATCGAGCTCAAGGGCAACCCTTTCCCACCGCTCATCCGCCCGCGCCCCGACACTGAGAAGACATTGATCAACCAGCTTCTGAAGGGCTACCGGCAGGACATGCAGCAGGCGGCGGCCCCCCAGACCCCCAAGGGCACCCCTGTCTAG